The genomic segment GCGCTGGCCAGGCCGAAGTCGTTGTAGACGAAGGCGTAGCGGTAGAGCAGCAGCAGGACGGTGACGGTGGCGTCGTCGGGTCCGCCGCCGGTCAGGACGAACGGCTCCACGAAGACCTGCATGGTGCCGATGACCTGGAGCAGCAGGGTGATCATCAGGATGAACCGCATCTGCGGGATCGTGACGTGCCACAGCCGCCGCCGGATCGACGCCCCGTCGAGCTCGGCCGCCTCGTACAGCTCGCCGGGGATGCCGCCCAGCGCCGCGAGGTAGATCAGGGTGGTGGTGCCCATGTTGGCCCAGGTGGAGACGAGGACCAGGGAGACCATCGCGAGGTTCTCCGACTCCAGCCACTGCTGGGCGGGGAGGTGGAAGACGTCGAGCACGTTGTTGAAGAGGCCCGGTCCCGGGTCGTAGAACCACCGCCAGAGCAGCATGGTGACGACCGAGGGCAGCATGACCGGCAGGTAGACGGTCATCCGGAGGTACGCCTTGCCGCGCCGCAGTTCGTTCAGGACGACGGCGGTCGCGAACGGGGCGGCGAAGCCGAAGACCAGGGCGAGCAGCGTGAACCAGCCGGTGTTCTTCCAGGCGGTGAGGAAGAGCGGGTCCTCGAAGAGCCGGCGGAAGTTGTCCAGCCCGACCCACTCGGCGGGCTGGGCGAAGGTGACCTGCTGGAAGCCGAGCAGGATGCCGCGGACGATCGGGTACCAGGAGAAGAGCGCGAAGCAGATCACCCCGGCGGCGAGGAAGAGGTACGCGACGAGGTTCTCGCGCACCCTCCGCCGGCGGCGGGCGGTCGCCGCCCCGCCCCGGCCGGCCGGGCCCGCGGGCGGTACCGGGGTCCGGTCGGGCGAGGTCTTCGCGGTGGGCCCGGACGCCCCGGCGGGTGCCGGGGCTCCGTTCCGTACCGGGGTCCGGTCGCGGGCGTCGGCGCGTGCCGGGGAGGTGGGGAGCGGTCGACCGGCCATGATCACTTCACCGTGGCGAGGACGGAGTCGGCGCGCTTCGCGGCGTCCGCCAGCAGCTGGTCGAGGTCGGCGTCCTCCTTGGTCAGCACGGACTGCATGACCCCGTCGAGGATCGTGTAGAGCTGCTGCGCGTTCGGCGGCTCGACCTTGACGGCGACGTCGTCGCTGCGGTCGACGAACGGCTGGTAGTTGGCCTGCGGGACGTTGGCGTACTTCGCGTGGATCGCGTCGTTCTTCGCCTGCGCCGCACCGTCGAAGAGGTTGGGCTGCGGGAGTCCTATGGGGACGTCGAGGCCGGAGAACTTCTTCACGTTCTCCTCCTCGCGGTCCGGGTTGAGGTACTTCCACTGGATCCACTGGAGCCCGGCCCTGATCTTCTCCGGGGAGGCCTTCGGGTTGAACATGAAGCCGTCGCCGCCGCCGAGGGTCGCGGTGCCGGGCAGGGCGGCCAGACCGTAGTCGTCGTACTTGCTCTCGAACTGCTTCACGATGGTGGGGATGTTGTCCGGGCCGGCCATGTACATCCCGAGCTTGCCGGAGCCCATCATCTTCTGGACGTCGGCGATCTCCAGCAGCTGGCGGGTGCCCATGGACTTGTCGGTCCAGCGCATGTCGTGCAGGGCCTGGAGCGCCTTGCGGCCGGCGTCACTGTCGAACGCGGCCTTCCACTTCCCGTTCTGCTGGGTCGCGACGTCCCCGCCCATGGAGTAGATCCACGAGGTGAGGTGCCAGCCGCCCTGGTTGTTCTTGCTGTAGTCGGCGTACCCGACGGTGCCGTCGCCCAGCGCGCTGATCTTCCGCGCGGCGGTGCGCACCTCCTCCCAGGTGGTCGGCGGCTTGTCGGGGTCGAGCCCGGCCTTCTTGAAGAGGGCGCGGTTGTAGACGAGGCCGAGGGAGTAGTTGCCGGTGGGCAGGCCGTAGATCTTTCCGTCGGGCCCCTTGAAGACGTCCTGGAGGGCGGGGCGTACCTGGTCCAGGTACGGGACGTCCTTGAGGTACTTCGTGATGTCGGCGGCCTGGCGGCGCTGGATGAGCCCGGCGGGGTCGGTGAAGTAGACGTAGTACACGTCCTCCAGCTGGCCCCCGGCGAGCTTGGCCGCGAAGGTCTTCGGGTCCATCTGGCCCTCGCGGGCGTCGATCTTGATCTTGGGGTGGGCGGCCTCGAACTGCTTGACCAGCTCCTCGAAGTCCTTGCGGTCCTCGGGCTGGGTCTTGGCCGGCATCCCGTTCACGCTGACCGTGACCACGCCGTTCTCGTCGACGCCGGACGAGGAGCCGGAGGAACCGCCGCAGCCCGTGAGGGCCAGGCCCAGGGCGAGCGCGGTCGCCGAACCGAGAAGTTGACGCCTGCTGACGCCGGCCATGCCATTCATGCGAATCGCCTTCCTGATGGGTGCCCCCGGGCTGCGGGACCCGATGCACGCGAACAGCGCTGAAGGTAGAAGCCCGTTACGCAAGAAGTCAATGCATCTGCGCAAGAAGGTAATCAGCAGGGCTTGCCCCGGTAACACGGAGCTGTCCGGCGGC from the Streptomyces sp. NBC_01335 genome contains:
- a CDS encoding extracellular solute-binding protein, whose protein sequence is MNGMAGVSRRQLLGSATALALGLALTGCGGSSGSSSGVDENGVVTVSVNGMPAKTQPEDRKDFEELVKQFEAAHPKIKIDAREGQMDPKTFAAKLAGGQLEDVYYVYFTDPAGLIQRRQAADITKYLKDVPYLDQVRPALQDVFKGPDGKIYGLPTGNYSLGLVYNRALFKKAGLDPDKPPTTWEEVRTAARKISALGDGTVGYADYSKNNQGGWHLTSWIYSMGGDVATQQNGKWKAAFDSDAGRKALQALHDMRWTDKSMGTRQLLEIADVQKMMGSGKLGMYMAGPDNIPTIVKQFESKYDDYGLAALPGTATLGGGDGFMFNPKASPEKIRAGLQWIQWKYLNPDREEENVKKFSGLDVPIGLPQPNLFDGAAQAKNDAIHAKYANVPQANYQPFVDRSDDVAVKVEPPNAQQLYTILDGVMQSVLTKEDADLDQLLADAAKRADSVLATVK
- a CDS encoding carbohydrate ABC transporter permease, producing MAGRPLPTSPARADARDRTPVRNGAPAPAGASGPTAKTSPDRTPVPPAGPAGRGGAATARRRRRVRENLVAYLFLAAGVICFALFSWYPIVRGILLGFQQVTFAQPAEWVGLDNFRRLFEDPLFLTAWKNTGWFTLLALVFGFAAPFATAVVLNELRRGKAYLRMTVYLPVMLPSVVTMLLWRWFYDPGPGLFNNVLDVFHLPAQQWLESENLAMVSLVLVSTWANMGTTTLIYLAALGGIPGELYEAAELDGASIRRRLWHVTIPQMRFILMITLLLQVIGTMQVFVEPFVLTGGGPDDATVTVLLLLYRYAFVYNDFGLASAMSTVLFVVLGIFAGVYLRLTRSKG